CGGGGCGGCTCTCGTTCCAGTCAGTTCGACGATCGTCGTCACATAGTTTTATTATCGTCGTGACCATCACGAGAACTGATGCTCGAACCCCCGCATCACGCGGCACGACGGTGTCCGGACTGCGCGGCGACGCTCTCGAACGTCCAGGGCCTCGCCGCCTGTTCCGACTGCGACTGGGTCGACGATCGGCGGGCCGACCGCTGACTGCACGCGTCGGCCGGAGGCGGAACCTCTTTTTGTCGACCGATACAACCCCGTCGCATGGCCGAATCCGACGTGGACCTGGAGTCCGAGCAGTACGAGAAGCACCGTGAAGCCGGCGAGATTCTCGCGCAGGTGCGCGAGGAAGCGGCCGATCGCGTCGAGGTCGGCGCGAGCCACCTCGAGGTCGCCGAGTACGCAGAAGACCGGATCCGCGAACTCGGCGGGAAGCCGGCGTTTCCGGTGAACATCTCGATCGACGAGGAGGCGGCCCACGCCACGCCGTCGATCGACGACGAGTCGACCTTCGGCGAGGAGATGATCAACCTCGACATCGGCGTTCACGTCGACGGCTGGCTCGCCGACACGGCGATCACGGTCGACCTCTCGGGGAACCCGGAACTCGCCGAGGCCTCCGAAGAGGCCCTCGCAGCGGCGCTCGAGGTCGTCGAACCGGGCGTCGAGACCGGCGAGATTGGCGCGGAGATCGAGGACGTCATCGACGGCTACGGCTTCAACCCGGTCGTCAACCTCACCGGTCACGGGCTGGGCCACTGGGAGCAACACACCAGCCCGAACATCCCCAATCGTGCGGTCTCGCAGGGGACCACGCTGGAGGTCGGCGACGTCGTCGCCATCGAACCGTTCGCGACCGACGGCGGCGGGAAGGTCACCGAGGGCGCGAGCGAGGAAATCTTCGCCCTCGAGCGCGAGGGGAGCGTTCGGAACCGGCAGGCTCGCGACGCGCTCGACCAGATCACCGAGGAGTTCCGCACGCTTCCCTTCGCGACGCGCTGGCTCGAGACCGGTCGGGCCGAGATGGCGCTTCGCCGACTCAAGCGCAACGACATCGTCCACGGCTACCCGGTGCTCAAGGAGGACGACGGCTACCTCGTCAGCCAGAAGGAACACACGCTCATCGTCACCGAGGACGGCTGTGAAGTGACGACGAGGTAGGGAGGAGAACGGGGACCGAACGTCGGTTCGTCCGCGATCGCACCCCGGGAGGGGCCGATCGGGATCGGTTCGCTACCGGATCGACGGGTACGCGATCAGGCGTTGTTCATCCGCTGACTGGTCCGGTTCCCACACCGCTGGCACTCGGCCACGCGGTAGGGCTCGCGGGAGAATTCGGCGTTCTCGTTTTTGAGGCTCTCGGTCCGGATCTGGACGGACACCTCGTGGAGGGTTTCCAGCTCGCAGTCGTCACAGCGTTCGGTCATCCCGTTGAATGAGTTGTCTGTCGTTGCCATTACTGGATCCGTAAGAATAGTGTCCTCTTAAACCCCTGCTTCATTTCGAAACGTGAGTTTAGAAAATCGCAAGACGGTATTACCATCCGTATAAAACGATCTGAGAGCGTTCATTACTGTTTAGTGACGTCTCTTGAGGCGTATTCAACGATCGGTCGATAATGGTGACAGTATGGTTACTTTTCATTATCGGCTTCTAGCGTGTCGTCCGATCGCATGTGTCGTCTCGGCCGACCGCATGGGCCGTCTCGTCTGGACAGGGGTCCGTATCGTACGATACGCGAGGGCCTTCCTGGGCGTCCGCCACTCCAGTCGCCGGCGAGTCCGGTCCGTCGAACCAGTGGCGAAGACGACTTATCGCAGTGGGAATACCCGCGAGTATGGACCAGGTGTTCGCACCGTGGCGGATCGAGTGGATCGAACGCGAGGACAAGAACCCCGATATCGAGGCGTGCGTCTTCTGTGAACTCCCGGCGCTTGACGCCGATCTGGACAACCTGATCGTCGCGCGGAGCGACCACGCGTTCGTCATGCTGAACAACTACCCGTACAACCCGGGCCACGCGATGGTGATTCCCCACGCACACACCGGCGACTACCGGGACCTCGACGACGAGCACCTGCTCGATCACGCCCGCCTGAAACAGCGGACGTTCGACGCGCTCGAGACGGCGCTCGATCCGGACGGCTTCAACGCCGGCCTCAACCTGGGCGAGGGGGCCGGTGGCTCGATCGGGGACCACCTCCACACGCACATCGTTCCGCGCTGGCAGGGCGACACGAACTTCATGCCCGTCCTCAGCGACACGTCCGTGATCGTCGAGGCGCTCGCGGACACCTACGATCGGGTCCACGAGGCGTTCGCCGACCAGGCGGAGACGAGGGTTCCCGGCGAGGACGCCGCGGTCGTCGTCGAGTAGCGTACGTGTCGCCGAGCGGTGGGAATTTTGGTCGCTCCCGCACTACGCCTATCCGTGACAACCGACGAGGCCCTCGCGTCCGCTGCACGGACGATTCGCGACGCCGACGAGATCGTCGCCCTGACCGGTGCGGGCGTCTCCACCGCGTCGGGCATCCCCGACTTTCGGGGAGAGGACGGCCTCTGGCAGCAGTACGACCCGGCTGACTTTCACGTCGATCGGTTCCGGGCGGATCCGGCCGGCTACTGGGACCAGCACCTCGACCTGTACGACGAGTTCTTTGACGGCGACGTCGCCCCGAACGCCGCCCACGACGCGCTCTCCGACCTCGAGGCCGCGGGCCACCTCGACACGCTCGTCACGCAGAACATCGACGGCCTCCACGCCGAAGCGGGTTCGGATTCAGTCGTTCGCCTCCACGGGACCGCGGCCAACACGGTCTGCCAGTCGTGTCGGGAGCGCTACGACGTCGAACCGATCCTCGAACGGGCCCGTGACGGCGACGTGCCGCCGACCTGCGACGAGTGCGATGGAACCCTCAAACCGGACACCGTCCTCTTCGGCGAACGGCTCCCCGAACGCGCGCTCATGCGATCGCAGGCCGCCGCTCGGTCGGCCGACGTCTTCCTGGCGATCGGGTCCTCGCTGACCGTCGAACCGGCCGCGTCGCTGCCGCGGACGGCCGCCGATCGCGGCGCGACGCTCGTGATCGTGAACCTCGACGAAACGCCGCTCACCGATCGCGCGGCCCACGACTTCCGGGCGGACGTGACCGACGTCGTGCCGCGGCTCAGGGACGCGATCGTCGGCGACGCGGAGTGAGGGGCCGAACCCGCGGGATCGAACAGTTCGATCCAGCGGACGGTGGAAACCTTGATGAGTGTTATCGTGGCACGTCACAACGTAGCAAGGGTGGTACACATGACCGACGCATACGTCAACATCCTGGTCGATCCGGGTGCCGTCACAGACGCCGCGAACGAGATCGGTGATCTCGACGCGGTCAGCACCGTCCACGTCGTTACCGGGGAATACGACGTCATCGCCCAACTCGATCTCGACGATTCCGACGACCTGCCCCGCGTCGTCGCGGACGAAATCCACGGCGTCGCGGGCGTCGTGGATACGGTAACCAACGTCGCCTTCGAGCCCTGACCGACGGGCGGCGTCGCGGGGGCAATGTCCTCGTCTCGCCTCTCCAGGCCGATCCAGCGCCCGGTCCGGCCGTGGGCTCGATCGGCGGCGTCACCGATTCGTAAGCCAGCAAAACGGTCCGCCTGCCCGTACGCTTTTGAGCGAATGGGTCGTGTTCCCGATCGACATGGAGTACGAAGTCGTCCATACGGAGGACGTCCCGATGACCGACCTCTCGGAGATCGACGAGGTACCTCCGGACCTGCAGATTCGGGCGCTCGACGAGGTACTGCCGACCGAGAACGTCCAGCTCAAGCTCTGGTACTTCGACCCCGGCGAGGAGATCCAGTATCACGCCCAC
This region of Halosolutus amylolyticus genomic DNA includes:
- a CDS encoding NAD-dependent protein deacylase; its protein translation is MTTDEALASAARTIRDADEIVALTGAGVSTASGIPDFRGEDGLWQQYDPADFHVDRFRADPAGYWDQHLDLYDEFFDGDVAPNAAHDALSDLEAAGHLDTLVTQNIDGLHAEAGSDSVVRLHGTAANTVCQSCRERYDVEPILERARDGDVPPTCDECDGTLKPDTVLFGERLPERALMRSQAAARSADVFLAIGSSLTVEPAASLPRTAADRGATLVIVNLDETPLTDRAAHDFRADVTDVVPRLRDAIVGDAE
- a CDS encoding Lrp/AsnC family transcriptional regulator produces the protein MTDAYVNILVDPGAVTDAANEIGDLDAVSTVHVVTGEYDVIAQLDLDDSDDLPRVVADEIHGVAGVVDTVTNVAFEP
- a CDS encoding HIT family protein; the protein is MDQVFAPWRIEWIEREDKNPDIEACVFCELPALDADLDNLIVARSDHAFVMLNNYPYNPGHAMVIPHAHTGDYRDLDDEHLLDHARLKQRTFDALETALDPDGFNAGLNLGEGAGGSIGDHLHTHIVPRWQGDTNFMPVLSDTSVIVEALADTYDRVHEAFADQAETRVPGEDAAVVVE
- the map gene encoding type II methionyl aminopeptidase, translating into MAESDVDLESEQYEKHREAGEILAQVREEAADRVEVGASHLEVAEYAEDRIRELGGKPAFPVNISIDEEAAHATPSIDDESTFGEEMINLDIGVHVDGWLADTAITVDLSGNPELAEASEEALAAALEVVEPGVETGEIGAEIEDVIDGYGFNPVVNLTGHGLGHWEQHTSPNIPNRAVSQGTTLEVGDVVAIEPFATDGGGKVTEGASEEIFALEREGSVRNRQARDALDQITEEFRTLPFATRWLETGRAEMALRRLKRNDIVHGYPVLKEDDGYLVSQKEHTLIVTEDGCEVTTR